The following proteins are co-located in the Paralichthys olivaceus isolate ysfri-2021 chromosome 10, ASM2471397v2, whole genome shotgun sequence genome:
- the ednrbb gene encoding endothelin receptor type B: MWTMVLALCLGIVVIGGEASDQHSERVPGTEVSETTSPGIFIREKQKSNGSIHPPDAAGPKTPHPPMCLESAGIRDTFKYVNTVVSLLVFVVGIVGNVTLLRIIYVNKSMRSGPNILIGSLALGDLIHIVIDIPINAYRLMAEDWPFGLVLCKLVPFIQKTSVGITVLSLCALSVDRYRAVVSWNRIKGIGVSVWTAIEITLIWVVSILLAAPELVGFDMITMNYKEKHLRICLLHPMQTTRFMQFYKSVKDWWLFGFYFCMPLAWTAIFYALMTRKMLRKTENVLSDHTKQRLEVAKTVFCLVIVFALCWLPLYLSRILKLTIYDEKDPNRCQLLSAFLVLDYFGINMASLNSCINPIALYIVSKRFQLCFKACLCSLCLPLQAVTHDEVQSVSKSRMQDQASERSSSIKAHKQPQPEQENTLLC, encoded by the exons ATGTGGACCATGGTGCTTGCTCTTTGTTTGGGGATTGTTGTCATCGGTGGAGAGGCCAGCGATCAGCATTCAGAGCGGGTACCTGGAACTGAAGTCTCTGAAACGACCTCCCCGGGTATTTTTATACGAGAAAAGCAGAAATCCAACGGCTCAATCCATCCGCCAGATGCAGCAGGACCAAAAACACCGCACCCTCCTATGTGCCTAGAGTCAGCAGGGATCAGAGACACCTTCAAATATGTCAATACTGTGGTTTCACTGCTGGTGTTTGTTGTTGGAATAGTGGGGAACGTAACCTTGCTGAGAATCATATATGTGAACAAAAGCATGAGGAGTGGACCCAACATACTCATCGGAAGTCTGGCTTTGGGCGATCTGATCCACATTGTGATCGACATCCCAATAAACGCATACAGG CTCATGGCAGAGGATTGGCCTTTTGGTTTAGTGCTGTGCAAACTCGTCCCCTTCATACAGAAAACCTCTGTTGGAATCACAGTGTTGAGCCTGTGTGCTTTGAGTGTTGACAG ATACCGAGCTGTGGTTTCCTGGAATAGAATCAAAGGCATCGGGGTGTCAGTGTGGACAGCAATTGAAATAACTCTGATATGGGTCGTCTCTATCCTGCTGGCTGCGCCTGAACTTGTCGGCTTTGACATGATAACGATGAACTATAAAGAAAAGCATCTGAGGATATGTCTGCTTCATCCCATGCAAACCACACGGTTCATGCAG TTTTATAAATCAGTGAAAGACTGGTGGCTCTTTGGCTTTTACTTCTGCATGCCACTGGCCTGGACCGCCATCTTCTACGCGCTCATGACCAGGAAAATGCTGCGAAAGACTGAGAATGTGTTGAGTGACCACACCAAGCAG agaCTAGAAGTCGCAAAAACTGTGTTCTGCTTGGTGATTGTGTTTGCTCTCTGTTGGCTGCCTCTGTACCTGAGCAGAATCTTGAAATTAACCATATATGATGAGAAAGATCCAAACAGGTGTCAACTACTGAG tGCCTTTCTTGTCCTGGATTACTTTGGCATCAACATGGCATCGCTCAACTCCTGCATCAACCCCATCGCATTGTACATCGTCAGCAAAAGATTCCAGCTATGTTTCAAG GCGTGTCTCTGCAGTTTGTGTCTACCTCTTCAAGCTGTTACCCATGACGAAGTGCAGTCTGTTTCAAAGTCCAGGATGCAGGATCAAGCCTCAGAgcggagcagcagcatcaaagcTCACAAGCAGCCTCAGCCTGAGCAGGAGAACACCTTACTGTGTTAA
- the LOC109631103 gene encoding protocadherin-8 isoform X2: MRLPTKGKITTKMMRGRFITYWYRWIIMFSIHQFLFASLAQSDGNTIRYQTSEEDAPGTVIGNLAKDMSLSPSHSSKTNFRMMKQFNDSFIRVRESDGQLTVGERIDRERMCRHTPQCLITFDVVNFSKDRYKLIHVEVEVKDINDNSPEFPSRESIVEISENAAVGSRVPLDPAADADVGSNYIQSYQISVNSHFTIDVLLRADGVKYAELVLMKELDRETQASYTVELVATDGGNPHRSGSTKITIRVTDFNDNSPVFDQNSFSVSLPEDAPVGTIILSLNAVDADEGSNGEVVYGFGKQVPHEIRELFHVDSKSGRLTLRSPVDFEDKRTYELDVQATDLGANPTPSVCKIIIHVTDVNDNAPEISITPMTSITTGIAHISEAAERDSLVALVSTLDRDSGVNSQVHCTLFGHDHFKLRQAYEDSYMIVTAAALDRERISEYNLTVMAEDFGSPPMRKITQYTIRLTDENDNAPHFAKAVYEVSVVENNAPGAYITTVEASDADLGNNGKITYRLVDSVIMGSPVNTFVSLNSVSGSIYALRSFNYEVMKLLDVHIQASDGGSPQLQSTAVIRLKIVDQNDNQPSIIQPPLYKGSAEVFLPKDAPAGYVVTQIKATDADEGINAQLSYKITEGGHLGFSINKETGKVHVSRQLTYDLTDNVKVTVAVSDNGSPALTSTAIIHLSFIEGTLPSLPSFAPNGGEELFEWDMSIAIIIVLAGSCSLLLLAIVLITTICSRRRKETRERGCDEKEDVPNVEKVESGHIDSVIANHKGKVFDAHPFPEKPPLASSNTTETGCEDGRQTAGIFESTSRVAEGKLKGYSTLPGYGKETVRPITIWKGNSFTTISARDPHISGKDSGKGDSDFNDSDSDLSGDVHKKESPPMNSLWACTSECKVLGHSDRCWSPSATRPNTSMACAPHLSTFSKTASLPRDNRRENYYPAHMNKPTGLQSVYEKVQHQEFDYILVGPPTPARIQEADEISIPEYANS; this comes from the exons ATGAGGCTGCCCACCAAGGGGAAGATCACCACGAAGATGATGCGGGGGAGATTTATAACTTATTGGTACCGGTGGATTATTATGTTTTCCATCCATCAGTTTTTATTCGCCTCACTGGCACAGAGCGACGGGAATACTATACGATACCAGACCAGCGAGGAGGACGCGCCGGGCACGGTCATTGGAAACCTCGCCAAGGACATGTCCTTGAGTCCGTCTCACTCCTCCAAGACCAATTTTAGGATGATGAAACAATTCAACGACTCGTTCATCAGGGTGCGGGAAAGCGACGGGCAGCTCACCGTCGGGGAGCGCATCGATCGGGAGAGGATGTGCAGACACACTCCACAGTGCCTCATCACTTTTGACGTGGTGAATTTCTCCAAAGATCGCTACAAATTGATCCACGTcgaggtggaggtgaaggacATCAACGACAACTCTCCGGAGTTCCCGAGCCGGGAGTCCATAGTGGAGATCTCGGAGAACGCAGCAGTGGGGTCCCGGGTCCCTCTGGACCCAGCCGCGGACGCAGACGTCGGGTCAAACTACATACAAAGCTACCAGATCTCCGTCAACAGTCACTTCACCATTGATGTGCTCCTGAGAGCGGATGGGGTTAAATATGCGGAATTGGTGCTAATGAAGGAGCTAGACAGGGAGACTCAGGCGTCATACACTGTGGAGCTGGTGGCCACAGACGGAGGGAACCCGCACAGATCGGGGTCAACAAAGATCACCATCAGAGTGACTGACTTTAACGACAATAGCCCCGTTTTTGACCAGAACAGTTTCTCGGTGAGTTTGCCCGAGGACGCACCGGTTGGCACAATCATCCTGAGCCTGAACGCAGTGGACGCGGACGAGGGTTCGAACGGGGAGGTGGTGTACGGGTTCGGGAAACAGGTCCCCCACGAGATCCGAGAACTTTTCCATGTGGATAGTAAATCTGGCCGCCTGACGCTCAGGAGCCCCGTGGACTTCGAGGACAAACGCACCTACGAGCTGGACGTGCAGGCGACCGACCTGGGAGCCAACCCGACCCCCTCCGTGTGCAAAATCATCATTCACGTCACCGATGTTAACGACAATGCCCCAGAGATCAGCATCACCCCCATGACCTCCATCACCACGGGCATTGCGCACATCAGCGAGGCGGCGGAGAGGGACAGCCTGGTGGCGCTGGTCAGCACCTTGGACAGGGACTCGGGTGTGAACAGCCAGGTCCACTGCACCTTGTTCGGCCACGACCACTTCAAGCTGCGCCAGGCGTACGAGGACTCCTACATGATAGTGACCGCGGCCGCCTTGGACAGGGAGAGGATCAGCGAGTACAACCTGACGGTCATGGCCGAGGACTTTGGGTCACCTCCGATGAGGAAGATCACCCAGTACACCATCAGACTCACCGACGAGAATGACAACGCCCCTCACTTTGCCAAGGCTGTGTATGAAGTTTCAGTGGTGGAGAACAATGCCCCGGGCGCGTACATCACCACGGTGGAGGCCAGTGACGCGGATCTTGGCAACAATGGCAAAATCACCTACAGGCTAGTGGACAGCGTCATCATGGGCTCCCCAGTGAACACCTTTGTGTCTCTTAACTCGGTGTCTGGCTCTATATATGCACTGAGGAGTTTTAATTATGAGGTGATGAAACTGCTGGACGTGCACATCCAGGCCAGCGACGGGGGGTCACCACAGCTGCAGAGCACAGCTGTCATCCGGCTAAAGATAGTGGATCAAAATGACAACCAGCCCTCCATCATCCAGCCCCCGCTTTACAAAGGCTCTGCCGAGGTTTTCCTGCCCAAAGATGCACCTGCGGGTTATGTGGTAACCCAGATAAAGGCCACAGATGCTGATGAGGGCATAAACGCACAGCTGTCCTATAAAATCACAGAGGGGGGGCACCTGGGCTTCTCCATCAACAAGGAGACAGGGAAGGTGCACGTGAGCAGACAGCTGACATATGATCTCACAGACAATGTCAAAGTCACAGTGGCAGTCAGTGACAATGGATCCCCCGCACTCACCTCCACAGCCATTATACATTTGAGCTTTATAGAAGGGACCCTCCCCAGCCTGCCTTCCTTCGCCCCCAATGGAGGCGAGGAGCTCTTTGAATGGGACATGTCCATAGCCATAATCATTGTACTGGCAGGgagctgctctctcctcctgctggcTATCGTTCTCATTACAACCATTTGCAGCCgcaggagaaaagagacaagGGAGAGGGGGTGCGATGAAAAAGAAGACGTGCCCAACGTGGAGAAAGTGGAGAGCGGGCACATTGATTCAGTGATTGCCAACCACAAAGGGAAAGTGTTTGATGCCCATCCATTTCCAGAGAAGCCGCCGTTGGCCAGCAGCAACACTACAGAGACAGGCTGCGAAGATGGCAGGCAGACAGCAGGCATCTTTGAGTCAACCAGCAGGGTGGCAGAGGGTAAATTAAAG GGCTATTCTACATTGCCAGGATATGGGAAGGAAACCGTCAGGCCCATAACAATATGGAAAGGTAATTCCTTCACAACGATCTCAGCAAGAGATCCTCACATCAGCGGCAAGGACAGTGGAAAAGGGGACAGCGACTTCAATGACAGTGACTCTGACTTGAGTGGAGACGTGCACAAAAAAGAGTCGCCGCCAATGAACA GTCTCTGGGCGTGCACGAGCGAGTGCAAAGTGCTGGGACACTCCGACCGATGCTGGAGCCCCTCGGCTACAAGGCCCAACACGAGCATGGCCTGCGCACCCCACTTGTCGACATTCTCCAAGACAGCTTCGCTCCCCCGGGACAACAGGAGGGAAAACTACTACCCAGCTCACATGAACAAACCCACTGGGCTGCAGAGTGTTTACGAAAAAGTCCAACACCAGGAATTTGATTATATTCTCGTTGGTCCGCCGACACCGGCCAGAATACAGGAAGCGGATGAGATATCGATTCCGGAGTATGCAAACtcttaa
- the cnmd gene encoding leukocyte cell-derived chemotaxin 1, with product MGETVEKVHNTTHGYGCWEHCTPLGHSTSSAATSAPVSRLLRCGAAVLIVGAVLMLCASVAALYLWKVSDKNVYNVRYSMNINGEVREGSVEIDSDNNLERYKTGSGAGEVVEIHDFQIGITGIRFFGGDKCYIKSQIKANLPHMGAHNKETLMFDLMDELMPVRFDEGFLVWVAGEQPLTDTSFLSSKILGLCGELPIFWLQPAFPKDGERRKRDTERAKRQFSVEELEAPAEERDLVSHAEDAAASRVVEGDQEEGAQSTAGSAFNPENPYHRSGAAGEEGAVTFDSMLDHQGICCSDCQRSYTHCQRICEPLRGYWPWPYHYRGCQVACRVIMPCRWWVARILGVV from the exons ATGGGAGAGACTGTGGAGAAAGTCCATAATACCACTCATGGATATGGCTGTTGGGAACACTGCACTCCTCTG GGACACAGCACATCCAGCGCCGCCACCTCTGCTCCAGTCAGTCGCCTCCTGAGATGTGGAGCCGCCGTTCTCATAGTCGGCGCTGTGTTGATGCTGTGTGCATCCGTGGCTGCTCTCTACCTGTGGAAAGTCAGTGATAAAAAT GTTTATAATGTTCGTTACAGTATGAACATCAATGGGGAGGTGAGGGAGGGCTCCGTTGAAATTGATTCCGACAACAACCTGGAGAGATACAAAACTGGGAGCGGAGCTGGGGAAGTGGTGGAGATCCATGACTTTCAAATA GGGATTACTGGAATTCGCTTCTTCGGAGGTGACAAATGCTACATCAAATCTCAAATCAAAGCCAACCTTCCACACATGGGAGCTCACAACAAAGAGACGCTAATGTTCGACCTG atGGATGAATTGATGCCAGTGAGGTTTGACGAAGGGTTCCTTGTTTGGGTCGCAGGAGAGCAGCCGCTGACGGACACCAGTTTTCTGAGCAGCAAGATTCTGGGTCTTTGTGGGGAACTTCCCATTTTCTGGCTCCAACCTGCTTTCCCCAAAG ATGgggaaaggagaaagagagatacgGAGCGAGCCAAGCGGCAGTTTAGCGTGGAGGAGTTGGAGGCGCCTGCTGAGGAGAGGGACCTGGTGAGTCACGCGGAAGACGCTGCCGCCTCCAGAGTCGTGGAAGGAGACCAAGAGGAGGGGGCTCAGTCGACGGCAGGGTCGGCGTTCAATCCTGAAAACCCCTATCAT CGCAGCGGAGCGGCTGGAGAGGAGGGCGCCGTGACCTTTGACTCCATGTTAGACCACCAGGGGATCTGCTGCTCGGATTGCCAACGCAGCTACACTCACTGTCAGAGAATATGCGAGCCTCTGCGTGGCTACTGGCCTTGGCCTTACCACTACAGAGGATGCCAGGTAGCATGCCGAGTCATTATGCCTTGTCGTTGGTGGGTGGCTCGCATCTTAGGTGTTGTGTGA
- the LOC109631103 gene encoding protocadherin-8 isoform X1 — protein sequence MRLPTKGKITTKMMRGRFITYWYRWIIMFSIHQFLFASLAQSDGNTIRYQTSEEDAPGTVIGNLAKDMSLSPSHSSKTNFRMMKQFNDSFIRVRESDGQLTVGERIDRERMCRHTPQCLITFDVVNFSKDRYKLIHVEVEVKDINDNSPEFPSRESIVEISENAAVGSRVPLDPAADADVGSNYIQSYQISVNSHFTIDVLLRADGVKYAELVLMKELDRETQASYTVELVATDGGNPHRSGSTKITIRVTDFNDNSPVFDQNSFSVSLPEDAPVGTIILSLNAVDADEGSNGEVVYGFGKQVPHEIRELFHVDSKSGRLTLRSPVDFEDKRTYELDVQATDLGANPTPSVCKIIIHVTDVNDNAPEISITPMTSITTGIAHISEAAERDSLVALVSTLDRDSGVNSQVHCTLFGHDHFKLRQAYEDSYMIVTAAALDRERISEYNLTVMAEDFGSPPMRKITQYTIRLTDENDNAPHFAKAVYEVSVVENNAPGAYITTVEASDADLGNNGKITYRLVDSVIMGSPVNTFVSLNSVSGSIYALRSFNYEVMKLLDVHIQASDGGSPQLQSTAVIRLKIVDQNDNQPSIIQPPLYKGSAEVFLPKDAPAGYVVTQIKATDADEGINAQLSYKITEGGHLGFSINKETGKVHVSRQLTYDLTDNVKVTVAVSDNGSPALTSTAIIHLSFIEGTLPSLPSFAPNGGEELFEWDMSIAIIIVLAGSCSLLLLAIVLITTICSRRRKETRERGCDEKEDVPNVEKVESGHIDSVIANHKGKVFDAHPFPEKPPLASSNTTETGCEDGRQTAGIFESTSRVAEGKLKQGYSTLPGYGKETVRPITIWKGNSFTTISARDPHISGKDSGKGDSDFNDSDSDLSGDVHKKESPPMNSLWACTSECKVLGHSDRCWSPSATRPNTSMACAPHLSTFSKTASLPRDNRRENYYPAHMNKPTGLQSVYEKVQHQEFDYILVGPPTPARIQEADEISIPEYANS from the exons ATGAGGCTGCCCACCAAGGGGAAGATCACCACGAAGATGATGCGGGGGAGATTTATAACTTATTGGTACCGGTGGATTATTATGTTTTCCATCCATCAGTTTTTATTCGCCTCACTGGCACAGAGCGACGGGAATACTATACGATACCAGACCAGCGAGGAGGACGCGCCGGGCACGGTCATTGGAAACCTCGCCAAGGACATGTCCTTGAGTCCGTCTCACTCCTCCAAGACCAATTTTAGGATGATGAAACAATTCAACGACTCGTTCATCAGGGTGCGGGAAAGCGACGGGCAGCTCACCGTCGGGGAGCGCATCGATCGGGAGAGGATGTGCAGACACACTCCACAGTGCCTCATCACTTTTGACGTGGTGAATTTCTCCAAAGATCGCTACAAATTGATCCACGTcgaggtggaggtgaaggacATCAACGACAACTCTCCGGAGTTCCCGAGCCGGGAGTCCATAGTGGAGATCTCGGAGAACGCAGCAGTGGGGTCCCGGGTCCCTCTGGACCCAGCCGCGGACGCAGACGTCGGGTCAAACTACATACAAAGCTACCAGATCTCCGTCAACAGTCACTTCACCATTGATGTGCTCCTGAGAGCGGATGGGGTTAAATATGCGGAATTGGTGCTAATGAAGGAGCTAGACAGGGAGACTCAGGCGTCATACACTGTGGAGCTGGTGGCCACAGACGGAGGGAACCCGCACAGATCGGGGTCAACAAAGATCACCATCAGAGTGACTGACTTTAACGACAATAGCCCCGTTTTTGACCAGAACAGTTTCTCGGTGAGTTTGCCCGAGGACGCACCGGTTGGCACAATCATCCTGAGCCTGAACGCAGTGGACGCGGACGAGGGTTCGAACGGGGAGGTGGTGTACGGGTTCGGGAAACAGGTCCCCCACGAGATCCGAGAACTTTTCCATGTGGATAGTAAATCTGGCCGCCTGACGCTCAGGAGCCCCGTGGACTTCGAGGACAAACGCACCTACGAGCTGGACGTGCAGGCGACCGACCTGGGAGCCAACCCGACCCCCTCCGTGTGCAAAATCATCATTCACGTCACCGATGTTAACGACAATGCCCCAGAGATCAGCATCACCCCCATGACCTCCATCACCACGGGCATTGCGCACATCAGCGAGGCGGCGGAGAGGGACAGCCTGGTGGCGCTGGTCAGCACCTTGGACAGGGACTCGGGTGTGAACAGCCAGGTCCACTGCACCTTGTTCGGCCACGACCACTTCAAGCTGCGCCAGGCGTACGAGGACTCCTACATGATAGTGACCGCGGCCGCCTTGGACAGGGAGAGGATCAGCGAGTACAACCTGACGGTCATGGCCGAGGACTTTGGGTCACCTCCGATGAGGAAGATCACCCAGTACACCATCAGACTCACCGACGAGAATGACAACGCCCCTCACTTTGCCAAGGCTGTGTATGAAGTTTCAGTGGTGGAGAACAATGCCCCGGGCGCGTACATCACCACGGTGGAGGCCAGTGACGCGGATCTTGGCAACAATGGCAAAATCACCTACAGGCTAGTGGACAGCGTCATCATGGGCTCCCCAGTGAACACCTTTGTGTCTCTTAACTCGGTGTCTGGCTCTATATATGCACTGAGGAGTTTTAATTATGAGGTGATGAAACTGCTGGACGTGCACATCCAGGCCAGCGACGGGGGGTCACCACAGCTGCAGAGCACAGCTGTCATCCGGCTAAAGATAGTGGATCAAAATGACAACCAGCCCTCCATCATCCAGCCCCCGCTTTACAAAGGCTCTGCCGAGGTTTTCCTGCCCAAAGATGCACCTGCGGGTTATGTGGTAACCCAGATAAAGGCCACAGATGCTGATGAGGGCATAAACGCACAGCTGTCCTATAAAATCACAGAGGGGGGGCACCTGGGCTTCTCCATCAACAAGGAGACAGGGAAGGTGCACGTGAGCAGACAGCTGACATATGATCTCACAGACAATGTCAAAGTCACAGTGGCAGTCAGTGACAATGGATCCCCCGCACTCACCTCCACAGCCATTATACATTTGAGCTTTATAGAAGGGACCCTCCCCAGCCTGCCTTCCTTCGCCCCCAATGGAGGCGAGGAGCTCTTTGAATGGGACATGTCCATAGCCATAATCATTGTACTGGCAGGgagctgctctctcctcctgctggcTATCGTTCTCATTACAACCATTTGCAGCCgcaggagaaaagagacaagGGAGAGGGGGTGCGATGAAAAAGAAGACGTGCCCAACGTGGAGAAAGTGGAGAGCGGGCACATTGATTCAGTGATTGCCAACCACAAAGGGAAAGTGTTTGATGCCCATCCATTTCCAGAGAAGCCGCCGTTGGCCAGCAGCAACACTACAGAGACAGGCTGCGAAGATGGCAGGCAGACAGCAGGCATCTTTGAGTCAACCAGCAGGGTGGCAGAGGGTAAATTAAAG CAGGGCTATTCTACATTGCCAGGATATGGGAAGGAAACCGTCAGGCCCATAACAATATGGAAAGGTAATTCCTTCACAACGATCTCAGCAAGAGATCCTCACATCAGCGGCAAGGACAGTGGAAAAGGGGACAGCGACTTCAATGACAGTGACTCTGACTTGAGTGGAGACGTGCACAAAAAAGAGTCGCCGCCAATGAACA GTCTCTGGGCGTGCACGAGCGAGTGCAAAGTGCTGGGACACTCCGACCGATGCTGGAGCCCCTCGGCTACAAGGCCCAACACGAGCATGGCCTGCGCACCCCACTTGTCGACATTCTCCAAGACAGCTTCGCTCCCCCGGGACAACAGGAGGGAAAACTACTACCCAGCTCACATGAACAAACCCACTGGGCTGCAGAGTGTTTACGAAAAAGTCCAACACCAGGAATTTGATTATATTCTCGTTGGTCCGCCGACACCGGCCAGAATACAGGAAGCGGATGAGATATCGATTCCGGAGTATGCAAACtcttaa